AGATCTCAAACACAAGAAAAACCCTAGATTTCAAGATCAGCAGATGCCATACGTTAACAAAACCTTCTAATATACTCTGTTAGAGTAAATGCAGCCAGTGCAAGGAATACTAGTATATTTCTGGGGAAATAGCTCACAACATTGCTCCTTAATTATGTTCTTAAGAGGATGAAAGATTAAGAAGAGATCTTATCCTTTTCAATCATGTTGTAACCAAGAATTAGCTCGCAAGCTCATCCTAGCATTTTTCTCGCTTAAGATTAGACCACTGCTCTATTAGTTAAGTAAAAAATGTAAACATAACTTTTTGCAAAATAGGTCAATAAAAAAAGAGAACCGGTTAATGAGTCAATTATAATATTGACAGAACATAATATAGTCGACAAAAACcaaagaaattccaatttctaaatTTTAACTACTTCTAGGATAGTTTGCAAATACACCAAACAAGTGTCAAGAACAACTTCAGAACCATTCCATAATTTAATGCTATAGTTCCTAAATTGCAGTGAATGATCTTAAGCAGAAATCGACCAACCGAGCTGCACAAGGTTAGCTTCATATGAATGAAATAATCATGAAAGAGTGAGAGAATTTACTGAATAGAATCAACTTGTCCTAACAAATGTCTGACAATGAATGAGCATATAAGACACATGGAAAAGTCCAAGCATAAAGATAATAGTGTCCACAAGTCAAAGCACAAATACAAATCTCTTCCAAAaggatttagaagctcaaatcttATAAGTTCTTAGATCAGTATAAAACAAACAAAGAAAAACCATAACTAACAACACTAAGTTGCCAGTGGTAATGAGTTTAGCTAGCATTAAAAAATAGAAATGCTTCCTGTAGTAGAACACTGACTCATCAACACCCAATAACAGAGTAAAAAAGGAGCAGTCTCAGTGCTAATAGGAATCTAACATGCCAAACAGTGACTGTGCCTACTCATCAATCAAAAGATACTGTCAAGTGCATAGACCAGAccaaacaaataatataaaactGACACTAAAAGAAATCAGGCATTTCCAAGAAACCAAGAACATCTGAACAATGGCAGGTTCATTTCTtagacaaaagaaaagaaaccaaAAGGCTCATTTGATATATGAGAAATCTGAAAAGGAAACTCAATTGTACCATCTCATCAGAGCATCCTTCTTTTCTGGATGAGATCTGGGAGCATGAGGCTACAAATGATTACAACACTCCAAAACACCCGACACATACTTAGCATCATCGGAACCAGATTTAGAGAGGAAGACACTGAAAGATCAAGGAGTTTTTGCCAGCCTCCAAGAGAAGCAAAAGCCACAGAAGCACAAAGAACAACCAGGGAGCAGAGCAAACCTGCTGCACTGCTGACAGAACCTCTGCTCCATGCCCCCAACCATCACCCTGGGGGATTTGGAGTGCATTCCACAGACCTTGTGTCTACAGTAGTAGGCCTTGACCTTAGTCAGATCCGCTTCGCACCCCTCCACTTGGCACCTGGGCGGTGGCTGCTGCTGCCCTCTTTGAAGCACTGTCTTCCCCTTCTTCGGGGCTGCCGTTGGCGGAGCCGGCGGTGCCTTGCTGCTGCCACCTTCACCTCCACCACCAACCCCATCCTCAAAATAAATCTTCTTGCCGAACGTAAGGCCATGGAGGGAGTTATTGGAGCCGCGGGCTGCCGAACCGCCAACAGAGCTTGAACTCATCTCCATTTGCTTGCTGCAGCTCGCTGTACAGCTCTACAGCCCAACCGTGGACTCCGAGACCAGAGAGAGGGAGGAACAGTCAGGGGAAGCTCGGCttccttagagagagagagagaggggtgacgAGAAGGAGGGTGAATGAGTCTTTCTGCATGGCATAAAGCTGACACCTGCCATTTAGGCTGCTGTAAGTTGGATACACTGTCATGAACACATTTCAGGGTGATAGATTTTGATGGTACCTTTGGTTCCTTAATTTTAGGTAGAGATGAAGCAATTTTTCTTTTCACTTGGAAGATTTCTTCAGTTTATAATATCTTTAttgtcccaaaaaaaaaaacgaatTCGAGCCATTTTTAGACCTCCTTTTCAATTCATCAAAGTGATAAGGGGATTaatatttacaatttttttttataatttttctttttaaatttttaaatatttttaaattgtttttttctcaagaaaaaaagataaaatagataatataaaaattataaaaataataaaatactttttaaaaaGGTTTATCAATAGTAAGTGATTttgagtataaataaataaatttttagtatAAGCTTTTCTcaaaagagttctctaaatagtactttttctcatcaaaattttttttattattattttttatcaattttgaactattacaatatttttatctaattcatttataatatttttttaattgagatactaaaaatactataaaactattaaaaaatattatattatgtctTGAAGATCATTATGAAGTTATATCTTTATGTTTGTGGTTAGGTTTACTGAGATTAGGAGTCAATTtaagtcatttataatatttttaaataggttttacagtatttttatatTGATGGTCAAagtattataataaattaatttttattcttatttgaaTGATGTTATTCTTAACCATTATCAAATATTCATTTGAATcctaatatgatatatcaaatggtttctaATGTGTAGTTTCAATatcttttaataatatttttattgagataCTATAAAGCtattaaaaagtaaaaatattATACCTATTGAAGTTGAGTTGATTGATGTTATTAGTCAATATACatcatttatgatatttttatagtatttttattatgatgactaaaatataataatatattaaaaataatataataagtcaaAACAACTAAAATAATACAGTTAATTTTTTTTAGAGGCAATCTGAGTTATTTTTGAATTAAGAGgtactaattaaaaataaaaaaaccaaaagaaataataaaaatagatatTTTGTAGGGAAATCGTTTTGCCCTCTTAACGTCAGCTATTCTTTTTGGTCTCCAAATGCTTCTAAACCAACGGCACATACAGCTTCTTCGTCCTCCTTCGACCATTAACTTCTCCTGTCGTCCCACCTCCATCACATCACCTGTTATTGGCCTCTCCTTCTTCACCTGCTCTGCCTCCCATTGGTAAGTTGGTCCTCTTATTGTCCCACCTCCAACACCTGTTGCTATCCTATCCTTTCACCTGTTATTGTCTCCCCGATCACCGTTACCAGACTGCCGCTAGGCCTCCACCACCACCAAaagcttctcttcttcctcctcaatgCCTCGACGGAGATGCTGATACTATTGTTAACACTTGAGCTTCTGAAGTTAATAGATCAATTATCTCATCGATATCATGAGGACGTCAAATGCTTCATGCGCATAAGTCAAAGGACTCAATCGAGAGCAGGACGCACTCGAGCAGCAGCGCAGAAAGGACCGCAGAGCACATCAATGGCGAAGGAAACGCTTAGCAGAAGAGAGACCACTGCAGAGATCACCGTCTCCTAACACCCTGTGGCTGGAGCACACACCTTTGGATTCGCGGTGGCAATGATAAATCCCAAGAAAAACCACGTCTTGGGTCTGCCTTCTTCATCCCCTTTCCCAACACCGCATGCATCTGACCTCATCTCTCCTTCCGCCTGGATTCAGCTCCAGTTGGTCCCCCTCCGATATGTGACGCAGTGCCGCCCGTGGACCGCCATTGACACCTGCCTCTCCACCATGTCTCCCGCGACACTTCGACCCCCACTGGAGCTGGCAATGACCAAGAAAACGCGGCATTGCAGACAACAGCTCAACTTCTCCTTCCTTCTCTTGGGTTCCCATCACTCCCATCTGTACCACCAAAAGCAGCTAACTGCCACAGCAATATGCAGTAGGGTTGAAGCCCACTGCTTGCAGGATTTCCTAACTCAGTATTACAAGCAGGTTTGCAGTCATTATCTGACATAAGCagagcacacacacacacacacacagctgcATAAAGAACAATTCAAATGCAGATGCTTGTATGCATGTAATATGTTTGAATACGTGTTTTTACTGTGAGACACTTCAACATTCCTGCAGTGAATTATCTTGACAACAAACCTATCTAAAAAAGAAATCATAAGTAGCTCAAGTCTACTCAGATTTTTCGGTATGAAACATCTCAAATCCATCGACTTCTCATGAAGTCTCAACTCACTAGTGAAGTGTTGAGAAGAACAATTCCTACACATATCGAGTCTGTCACTTGTTGAAGATATGTAAGGCCTGAGATTACAGATTCTGGAGGAAAATAGATATGTAATGTCTGGCCACAATTTATGTTATCCACATTAACACAGTTTGCTAATGCATTCAGAGGAAGGCTTGGAATCAACACAATGGATGTCATGGAAAGGACTTTAATAGTGTTAATGAAAACTAAATTCCAACATCCATTTTTCGGTACGAGGGAATGTAAATCAAAGAAACATGTTTCAAAACATTGTCTTCGCTAATGCAAATATATTGCGTGTGGGATAAAAACTTCTAAGCAAATTATACTCTGTGATCCGATAGAAATTTATACCATGAGATGAAATACTAAATTGTCAGTAGTCTATCGTCAATGACACTTCAGCTAATTTCTATATAATTGTATGTCGATAAGCACTGAGAAGATAATTGGCAGTTCTTTTGTCATTTCTCATCAAGCATGGCATGGAAAATTAACTTCTTATTCTTTTATGACAAATAAACCGAAAAGCCACCTCATAGACTCCTAAATCCAAATTCAGATAAAGTCCAGATGATGTTATGTCATTCTATCTCAAAAAGTCATTCGAcactaaattattaataaatccaTAAGCAGTTGAAGTGTCAGCAGCATAATTCCCAATCAACAAGACAGAATCTAAAGAACTTTGGAATTAACTCATTGCAAGGTATTTAACTAAAAAATCGAGCAAATGCGTGATCAAGATTTAAGAAAGACAGATTCTTCTCACACAACAGGTATTACCACTGAACCTAGCGAACAGGCCTCACAAATAAGCTGTCGTAATCAAAGTCGAGAAGAAGAAAATACATTTCTAGATGACGTCGGAAACTTAAACAGTCCTACTGACTCACATACATGGAAAAATGAACTAAGAAGAAGGTTAGCGACTTCTGTGCATCTGAAAAGCACAAAGCAGTGGCGACGAGTATTTATGATGAGCATCCATTGAACAGACTCAGAAGCAAGTTAGAGAGATGCCAAAAAGCACATGATATAGGCAAGCATGACACAAGTTAAATGGGAAAAGTACACACCATATGGTAATGAAACAGATAATATGATTTAGTTAATTTGAAGCAATCAAAGTACTTGTTCAAATCactaatttcaaattcaaatgTACCATGAACATCAAATGCAACAAATGATTGCCAAATTAAAATAATTAGAGAGGGTCACCATCTGCGAAGCTGGAACGAAATTATTAGCACCAAAGATTGTAACACGTACTGCCATGAATCATGGAGAGGAAGAAAATTCGATATGAAAACCAATAAACAAAAGTAGTGTATATAAAATGCAACAAATGATTGCAAAATTCAAACAATTAACGACAGTTACCACCTGTGAAGCTGGAAATTTTGAATACCATCAAATATTTGTAACACATATTGCCGTTAGTTTTCTTCCATGATTCACCCAATTGCATACAAACTCACAACcaaagaaaatggaagaagatACAAATGGAACCAATCTCTCAAGAACTTCAAGTTTCAATCGCAATGATTGTTCAAAGGCACAAATATATAAACAAAAGTCTCTTGACACAAAATAAATAATTGATAAACTCAAAATATTGAGCAATATGATAAATATAGTAACAGAAACAAAACTGAAAAATGCACCCAGCTAAATTTTCTTCTTACGATATTTTAACAAATAAGAATCACAAATAACTGCAActcaaagaaatcaagataacAAAATTTATAAAGAAGAATTATTTGGATGTCGCATGAAATATCAGTAATAAAATGTTATTGAGAAACAGATAAGATAATGATGTGCTCAAAGctctgcattgaaaatgaaaatgaaagttAAAGGATATTTTTTACACCGTTTGGACATCCACAAAGATCAGGAAgcagtatgatctagtccctagcTTCCTATATGGTTCACTTGTGAAAAACAAAGGAGAGGAGAAACAAAGCGactgaaaaaaaaaaggtgaactgATAAGGACTTGAGGTGTTCACCATGTCTGGTTTTGTAATGGTAGCGAGATAGCAAATTAAAATGTCGGTTTGAACATGATTTATGCCTCAGCAGCCCGTCGAGGCTTGCTCTTCCGCCGGCTTCCATTGTGTCGAAAACCATTGGACCTGGTTAACTCTTCAGTTTTTGGTTTCAGTTCATCGCCATTCTCCTCTGAAACTAAATCAGGATTTTCTTTTACTTGAGAgtacctcttcctcttcttccctttttgccCCATCGAACCATTGAGCTCTTTGCTTGTCACTGTAACCTTCGTATCATCTGTCCCTTCTTCATTCTTTTCAGTATCATCTTCATCTATGTTATCCTTCAGGGTTTTCTGCAGCCTTCCCCTTCTTTTATATGCAGGAAGGGGTTCTTCACCATCATTATCCAGATCCTCATGACTTGCAACTGCTGTCAATTTCTTCCCCTTTCCTCTGCCTCTTCCCATTAACCCACAAATAAGCAACCGAAACAACTTGAACACTCACATACACTGGCAAAAAGAGGAAACATTATTGAGAATAATTAGTTCCAAATGCTGCAATTTCATAATTGACTTCATATCTACAATACAATGCTCTAAAAGGCTTAAACTTTGAAGGGCTAAATACATAAATTAGACGAAGAAATCCAATACCATAAACTGCTAAATGATTCAGCATAAAGGTGAGTAACAGGAATGATTCATTATTAGGTACTACACCAATCGAGAACCTTGTATACTAAGCTAAAATAATATTGGAAAGAGCTGAAGGTATTTTGTTTACCAAAATGATCTTGGAATGTGCTCAAGATTGCGCAGCAAGACACAAATATTGAGCATGCAACTTCTCGAAACAACAAATGTTTTTTCTGGAAAGACTACATATTAGCCGAGAAAGATCTTTCAAGACGACAAGATTGCATGAATGATTAGATCCAAGAAAAGCTAACAATGAGGGTTTAGATGTTGCCGGCAGCACACCTCCAAAAAAAGAAAGGAACAGAAAGGATCTCCGTCTCCTAAAAAAGAAGTTGTTTTCTTGATCAAAGAACGACCAAATATTATCCTTTTGAAGAACACTCGACCTTCAAGAGAGCCCACGAGAATCACTCGGGTCGGTCCTCAATATTGCATAGAGTGCATGATCTGTAATTTTGGGGGAAACGCAGAGACACTCGGGCTGAATCGAGATCTCAATAATTTGAAGAAACCCCAAGAAAAGAAACGATCTTTACGATATCAAATCCCAAAACAGAAGCAAGAAAGACGTCTGAGGACGAGAAGATTTGCCACAGCTTACAGTTTTCACAACTGACCTTACAGGAACAGAAGCGCATCTTCTTCGACCACCGAAATCCCATCCGCCCCAACCTGGTAAGTGAGAAACAACCCAACAAGATCGGATTTTTAACtcagatgaagaagaggaagaagaaatggGCAAGAATTAATGGTTCAGATTCTGATCACTGGATGAATCAGTCAAGCCTTGCATCATAAAAGAAAGAACCAGGACTAGActtcaagaagaagaaaagttTCACTGAAAGATAAACCTCTGAGCCAACATATGAGCAGAGGATGCTGCTGCAGGCCACCAACGAAGGCATAGAAGTGAAGAGAGAAGAAAGTATCTCCTTTCCTTCTCAGCCCAATATATACACACATGTATAACCAGATATACATATtatatcaactatccttacaattAATTATATGGCATCTAACTTTGTAACATGCTGAAAACATCTAACTCAGTAGAACACATGAAAAATACATGATCAAATAAAGCCTTTTACCAGTCCATGAGACAAGAAAACCCAGGGAAGTGATCAGTGAGCAGAAGTGTCCTAATTGTACTATGATGGGTGGACCAGATCAAGTGGATTCTGCTCACCAAATCAGCAACTTTTGGGCTGGTTGGTGAGAGTAAGAAACACACAAACCTTCTTTTTCCTTGAGTTACCTTAACATTATTTTCTCTATAGGGTTGGTGAGAATAACAAAGATATTATATCTCTTTTTCTTGCCACTTTGATTTATTTTTCTGGACTTAACACTTGTCCTCATTAGCAAGATAAATGGGTAAAAGATTTGTTCTCAGACTGTCTTCTTTTGCAAATATCTGATCCGAATCTTCTGCATTTGATCAGATTGATGATATATCCTGATTGGGCTAATAAATTTCCACTCTTATTTTCTGGTTACAGTCAATATATATTACTGATATGTTCTATATTTAGGCTCTTTCTCTGATTGCAAATCGGGAAAACGTTACCATGTAAGTAGAAAATCTACATATGATTCAGTGAATCCGTTTTAAGATTTCATGTAGCTTTTTTACCATCAATGATGCTTAACTTAATTAGATAACCACAATAAGGCAGAGTGGAAAAGAAGGTTAAAGGTTGATTACCAACAAAAATTTTGAAGGTATTAATAGTCTTAAAAAAATTATCCTACAATTAAAACTTGTCTTCACCATTTATTTtttatagtaaaaaataaaaataaaaataaaaaattcagaTACACGCACTTGTTTGAATCCCAAATCAAATCCAGTGGTTAGATCCTCCAAGCCACGTCCATCAGAAGTCACGTGCGCGCCACACGACCCCTTCGAGCTGGATTCAATGATGCGGACGCTCGTGAGAGGGGCAGTTTAGTCATTGCGAACAGATCATTTGCTCAGGCCAGATACCAAATAACAAAGTCTTGAGGTACCCACAATTTTTACACCGATTGAGAGTCGCACGGGCCCCATCATCTGTCCATTCAAGGAACGGGTGGATGACTGAGTGGGTTCTTAGGGTTTTTTTGCCTCGCGGGATCGTCGCCACCACAACGCACTAGATTGGAATCACACGGTTGACGTCCGCACCCACTGCTGCATCTCCTCCAACCTCCTTTTTATTCATTGTTTGCCAGCTCTTGTCGGGCAAGCTAGGGTTTTTGCTGCGCCTCTGTCTCTCTCGCGCGCTCCCCTCCCCTCGCCTCCGCTCCCGATCTAGGGTTTTATTCAGCCCCTTATCTTCCGCAATCCTTCGGTCCGCGGAAGTTACTGTCGCCATGGACGCACGCAAGAGGGCGAGGGCGGACGGAACCACCAACGGGGGCAGCGGCGCCaccggtccgaagcggatcagaggTACGCCAAGTTGAGGTTTTCTGCTTAGCTCGTGTAGGAATCTTGCTAGATCCACCTAGTTGGTCCGGATCTAACTGTGATCTAGGGCCCCCTTCTGTCGGCTTGCTTGTTGCTCGGTGGTGTTAATCTCGTACCGTAGAGGTGGATCCAAAAGCGAATATGCTGTGATGCTATTGTTTTCAGACTATAGCTTTACTTGGGGAATGTCTATCAGATGTTCCTATGTTTTCCATCTGCTTGTTGCCTTAATTGTAGATTGATGAATCATTGTCATACGGTAAGAATGATACTCAGTTGATCTATGTATGCTGAATCCTCATGATCAGCAAATCTTCCTATTTGATTGTTCAGATGTTTTGGTTGATCATGTACATTAAAAAGAAGCTCTTCTAGTGGGAGCGTTTGTTGAAGCTCATATGAGTCTTTTTTGTTCACATTGTAAGCTAGTTAGGATACCATCATTGAAGACACACTATAAACTAGAAATTATTTTGGTATTACTACTGCAGGTCACTAGTATATTCTCGTTGCTTTCTGGAGTCATAAATCTGATTACACTGCAACAATCACACATACTTCTCAATCCATATTTCTATGCTTCTGTTGCTATTTTTACCAAATGCAGCCATTTGAAATTCCGAAATCACTACATCAATATtcacaaaattatcttttttaatgACTACAAGATTCCTGATTTGTGATTGATAATATAATTCAGATATGTCAGAAGCATGAAGATAACTGATCACTGAAATTTTAACTGAGAACACATAATTAATGTTATGCTACAGAAACGGACTCGAATCCATCTGGTCTAGGAAGCAAATCGAAGCCATGCACCAAGTTTTTCAGGTTCTAATTCTAAACTGTTCAGGATAAATTTCAAGATGAACTTTTTTTAATCATTATATCTTAGTTAACCAGCAAATTTGGTTGATAATTTCATATTGTGTAATTTGTTAAGGCTAATGAATTGGTCATGCTAGCTGTCATTACAGGTTATTATAACTTTATCAAAGCTAATGAATCAGATGTCTAAGCTGTGGCACAGGCCCTGCTGGTAAAACCAACCTAAGAAGCTTATTGAAAAGTATAAATAGGGTATTTGTGGAGGTGCACGAGACATGAAGACTTCACTGCTTCAATGAAACCTTGAAGAATACCTACTGTAATGAAGATATTATTAATTGTTTCTTTAAAATACATTGTTGTGCCTAATCTTCTGTTTCATAACAGATTTATATGATGCATATCAAACTTCCATCTGGGCGGAGGGAGGTTTTAGGGATTTCCATTGTAAAAGTTAACCAATTAAAATTGTttcaataatgtgtatcatactcaaatagctttttttttatacttataacAAAGCTAAAAGTTTGCAAGGTATTACAGATTTGAAGGTGAGAATGTTCCATATCATATTTTAGATGCGCAGAGGAATAAAGCTGGTTTCTTACAACCTTGTCTCTTATGTTATATCACAGGGACTAATACTTGCTATTTATAATGGTTACTGTTCCTTGAAGCTTTGTCGTTCAGCATCTcatttgcattttcatttggtaTCTGTGTAATTTTCTGGTTTGCAACAGAAGTAATTTTATGTTTTGAATTGTCGCAAGTTTCCCTACTTTAAGATAGTCATTTGTTGAAGCCGGTACCTTTAAGTAAGAACACTTTAAGTAAGAATGGTAAGATAAGTTTGTAAGAAGATCGTTGTTATTGTTAAGATAATTTTGTAAGACAATTGTGGGGTAAGATAAGTTTGTAAGAAAATTGTTGCTATTGTTAACAGACGTTTGTAAGAAAATCATTTCGAATGATAAAATAATTAGCAAGAAAATTGTGATACATGCTTGTACTCCTGGTTCATGGCTGCCACCTGCAGGCAACTTTAAACTCCAGTTTTTCTGCTATGGAACAACCTGTATTTACCAGTCCAACCAAGTGCCATCATCAATATTGATAGCACAATACCAATACATATATTtggtttttatttttgtattattttattcaaCGTTGTCACGTGACGTTAGTCTCAATTTACAATTTTGAATATTACATCTATGTTCAATTTACATATGCTAAAAATAAGTAAAGATTCAATAGAACCAGCTGCCCAAGCATTGACCGCGTCATCAAGTCATGATCTTTCAACTCTCAGATGTTTCTCATCTACAAGTGTTGCAAAAAACCTGTAAACAAACAATGTCATTCAGTTTATTGTCTGAATGTACAAGTAGCTAGAATATTGCTTGATGCACGAGGGTGCCATGGACACACATCTGTCTTATATATGTAGAAGTACTCCAAGTGTCACTTTGTAGTTATTAGACGTTGGGTTGAACTTGGAGTTTGATATTATCATTATTACTGTTTAGGAAAAGATACTCTAAGAACATCACATGGTTGACTTTTTTGTATTTGCATATTACTTAGACTCatcttttgatattatgcatttaTACAACACCAAGATGAATATCATAATCTATAACAAGTTATAGTTTCATgtgcattcttgaaaattatattactGTTCATGTTGCATCAGGTACTTAGATTGACCTCATGTCAGATGCTTGATACTGTATTTGTCCACTTAAAGTTGTGTTTGATTTGATGTTAAAATAAATGTATATTTTCTTAGCCCATCTGA
This DNA window, taken from Musa acuminata AAA Group cultivar baxijiao chromosome BXJ3-7, Cavendish_Baxijiao_AAA, whole genome shotgun sequence, encodes the following:
- the LOC135586516 gene encoding uncharacterized protein LOC135586516, which gives rise to MGRGRGKGKKLTAVASHEDLDNDGEEPLPAYKRRGRLQKTLKDNIDEDDTEKNEEGTDDTKVTVTSKELNGSMGQKGKKRKRYSQVKENPDLVSEENGDELKPKTEELTRSNGFRHNGSRRKSKPRRAAEA